A single window of Syntrophus aciditrophicus SB DNA harbors:
- a CDS encoding ISL3 family transposase encodes MSTSVLYHAFNLKGITYRATRFTGDVIEYFADVKEEYIRCPKCGQRKFTFKGQKTRSFHLGPMGRKRCFLVLSLHRIKCNTCDTLWWPDLPFMVGKHRFARSFALIVLDLLRFGTIRWVADYLGVGWDMIKEIHKLKLQRLYRNIPLHKVRYIGIDEFSIRKGHEYMTTVMDLSEGRILYATEGKGKEGILPFLKKLARKGKKLRAVAMDMGISFFSAVREALPNIDVVFDRYHIMALMNQGIENLRRNHQKELDDTGKQTLKGNRFLLLRNYDSLKPDHKERLDALMQANQPLFVMHSMKEQLRLFWEIPEYAQAVTFLDTWCKDAMLSGIKELVKVAKTLSGYRTAILNYFKHHITNAALEGTNNKIKTLKRQAYGFRDMEYFKLRLYHLHTQRYSLTG; translated from the coding sequence ATGTCCACATCGGTTCTTTATCATGCTTTCAATCTGAAGGGTATTACTTATAGAGCAACACGCTTCACGGGTGACGTCATCGAATATTTTGCAGATGTGAAAGAAGAATACATTCGCTGTCCAAAGTGCGGGCAGCGTAAATTTACCTTTAAAGGACAGAAAACACGGAGTTTTCATCTGGGACCTATGGGGCGTAAGAGGTGTTTCCTTGTACTTTCCCTTCATCGAATAAAATGCAACACTTGCGACACCCTTTGGTGGCCCGATCTGCCTTTTATGGTGGGGAAGCATAGATTTGCCCGATCCTTTGCTCTGATTGTTCTGGATCTGCTTCGATTCGGCACGATTCGCTGGGTTGCCGATTACCTCGGCGTGGGTTGGGATATGATCAAAGAGATTCATAAGTTGAAATTGCAGCGCCTCTATCGGAACATTCCTCTTCATAAAGTTCGGTATATCGGTATCGATGAATTCAGCATCCGGAAAGGCCATGAGTACATGACCACGGTGATGGATCTCTCCGAAGGACGAATCCTTTACGCCACTGAGGGAAAGGGCAAGGAGGGGATTTTACCCTTCCTGAAAAAACTTGCACGCAAGGGGAAAAAACTGCGAGCGGTTGCAATGGACATGGGAATTTCCTTCTTCTCCGCCGTCCGGGAAGCCCTTCCCAATATCGATGTCGTCTTCGACCGTTACCATATTATGGCTCTGATGAATCAAGGCATCGAAAACTTGCGCAGAAATCATCAGAAAGAACTTGATGATACCGGGAAGCAAACCCTCAAGGGAAACCGCTTCCTCCTTTTGCGAAATTATGATTCCCTGAAGCCGGACCATAAGGAACGTCTCGATGCCCTGATGCAGGCCAATCAGCCTCTATTCGTCATGCATTCCATGAAAGAGCAACTCAGACTCTTCTGGGAAATACCGGAGTACGCCCAGGCTGTTACCTTCCTTGACACCTGGTGTAAGGACGCCATGCTGTCCGGAATCAAAGAACTCGTCAAAGTAGCCAAAACGCTCTCCGGATACAGGACTGCGATACTCAATTATTTCAAACATCACATTACAAATGCCGCCCTTGAGGGCACAAACAACAAGATTAAAACTTTAAAAAGGCAGGCCTATGGATTCCGGGATATGGAATACTTCAAACTCCGCCTCTATCACCTGCATACTCAGAGGTACTCATTAACCGGATGA
- a CDS encoding PAS domain-containing protein, with product MNEGELKRLVHELQLHQKELEQQVYLLKAVINNVPDPVFYKDPDGKYMGCNKAFEEYLDVQQEGILGKDVQDIETADMIELHHRMDKELIQKGGRVIYEAKNRPKDGNVRNDIVHKALFHKADGSLGGIVATVTDITELKHAKEALAESEAI from the coding sequence TTGAACGAAGGGGAACTGAAGAGGCTCGTCCATGAACTCCAATTGCATCAAAAGGAATTGGAGCAACAGGTGTATCTTCTCAAAGCAGTTATCAATAACGTTCCCGATCCCGTCTTTTATAAAGATCCTGATGGCAAGTATATGGGCTGCAACAAGGCTTTCGAGGAATACTTGGACGTTCAACAGGAAGGAATCTTGGGGAAAGATGTTCAGGATATTGAGACGGCAGACATGATAGAACTGCATCATAGAATGGATAAAGAATTGATTCAAAAAGGCGGCCGTGTGATTTATGAAGCAAAGAACCGCCCCAAAGATGGCAATGTGCGGAATGACATAGTCCATAAAGCCCTTTTTCACAAAGCCGACGGTTCTTTGGGCGGCATTGTAGCTACTGTCACAGATATCACGGAACTGAAACATGCAAAAGAGGCCCTTGCTGAAAGTGAAGCAATTTAG